One window of Paenibacillus sp. FSL K6-3182 genomic DNA carries:
- a CDS encoding zinc-binding dehydrogenase, with translation MKGYGVVFVDKGKVEYQEVTVPELESRDIVIDVEHSWISIGTESSFLKGERIAGEVPYIEGDALPFPQINGYQKVGKIRALGDQVEGFQAGERVFATVSKVKGMAFNEGGHVSPAVTDVSQVWKIPDGMSPVAFAGLVLTQVGYNCGSRPPVKEGDKAIVIGDGLVGQWAAQTLIHRGAKVTVLGRHENRLALLPDKAVAMNTSKNDVSEQLSSLYPDLSIIVDTVGSLTAVYECLPYLRHNGHLVSAGFLGTDGRIDIQSLREKEVTLHNPSGWDNQRMNETIRGIEEGWLQTETLITHQFPADQAVEAWKLILDKNQPCLGVVLNWGE, from the coding sequence ATGAAAGGCTATGGTGTAGTATTCGTTGATAAAGGCAAGGTTGAATATCAAGAGGTAACCGTTCCTGAGCTAGAGAGTCGTGATATCGTCATCGACGTGGAGCATTCTTGGATTAGTATTGGAACGGAATCTTCCTTCCTTAAGGGTGAGCGAATTGCGGGAGAAGTCCCTTACATAGAAGGTGATGCTTTGCCTTTTCCACAGATCAACGGCTATCAAAAGGTCGGTAAAATTAGAGCGTTGGGTGATCAGGTGGAGGGCTTTCAAGCAGGTGAGCGCGTATTTGCCACGGTAAGCAAAGTAAAGGGGATGGCATTCAACGAGGGAGGCCATGTCAGCCCTGCAGTAACGGATGTTAGCCAAGTATGGAAAATTCCAGATGGGATGAGCCCTGTGGCGTTTGCCGGGCTTGTGCTTACACAAGTTGGCTATAATTGCGGCTCTCGGCCACCGGTGAAGGAAGGGGATAAGGCCATTGTCATTGGCGACGGTCTTGTCGGCCAATGGGCAGCTCAAACCTTAATCCACAGGGGGGCAAAGGTTACCGTGCTGGGTCGACATGAGAATCGGTTAGCGCTGCTTCCGGATAAAGCAGTCGCGATGAACACTTCCAAGAACGACGTAAGCGAGCAGCTTTCTTCGCTGTATCCCGATCTCTCCATTATTGTTGATACGGTAGGCTCGCTCACGGCGGTCTACGAATGTCTTCCCTACCTGCGTCATAATGGACATCTGGTTTCAGCGGGGTTCCTAGGGACGGATGGCAGAATTGATATACAATCTCTACGGGAGAAGGAAGTTACTCTTCACAATCCCTCGGGCTGGGATAATCAAAGAATGAATGAGACGATTCGCGGGATAGAAGAGGGCTGGCTTCAGACAGAAACACTCATTACGCATCAGTTTCCGGCGGATCAAGCAGTAGAAGCATGGAAGCTCATCCTGGATAAAAATCAACCCTGTTTGGGTGTGGTTTTGAACTGGGGTGAGTGA
- a CDS encoding GDSL-type esterase/lipase family protein, which translates to MSVHNVKQTAESLVFVGQEQQQLRFHPIVKGSLSLRTHTNSEHVESVSYKEGKDFIVDYETGLIARTVASSIRDWADHVFFQNLNFDHQLFEEYSNRSFTVFIDYEYEREQHQHQLNAGLSIGASPLLKNTMKKLNAGQEAVYVVFGDSISEGGEASEDSYTFYQRFAHRLSAISSGGNLRVVNKAIGGETSTGGAARIEQDIVSNKPDLLTIGYGMNDQNIFDGEVAVPYAIYESNIRTIIESTMRSCETDIMLVTPCEPNPLWKYTSGLMDGYAEVLRRLGKEYDIGVADVNEIWKQELRAGKTPESLLLNNINHPNDYGHWLYYQAFEHLIEG; encoded by the coding sequence ATGTCAGTGCATAACGTGAAACAAACAGCGGAGTCACTCGTTTTTGTGGGGCAAGAACAGCAGCAGCTGCGATTCCACCCGATCGTCAAAGGAAGCTTGAGCTTAAGAACACATACGAATTCCGAGCATGTGGAGTCGGTTAGTTATAAAGAAGGAAAGGATTTTATTGTTGATTATGAAACTGGGCTGATTGCAAGAACGGTGGCAAGCAGCATACGGGATTGGGCTGACCATGTATTCTTTCAAAACCTGAACTTCGATCATCAGTTGTTTGAGGAATACAGTAATCGCAGTTTCACTGTATTTATAGACTACGAATATGAGAGGGAGCAACATCAACATCAATTAAATGCCGGATTGAGCATAGGGGCTAGTCCTTTATTAAAAAACACGATGAAAAAGCTTAATGCCGGACAAGAAGCTGTTTATGTGGTTTTTGGTGACAGCATTAGCGAAGGCGGAGAGGCAAGTGAGGATAGCTATACTTTTTATCAACGTTTTGCGCATCGGCTATCTGCTATAAGCTCGGGTGGAAACCTTCGTGTTGTTAATAAAGCAATAGGAGGAGAAACAAGCACGGGAGGCGCAGCCCGCATAGAGCAGGATATTGTGTCTAATAAGCCGGATTTGCTGACAATAGGCTACGGGATGAATGATCAGAATATTTTCGATGGCGAAGTAGCTGTGCCTTATGCTATTTACGAGAGTAATATTCGAACGATTATAGAATCTACGATGCGGAGCTGTGAAACAGATATTATGCTTGTTACGCCTTGCGAGCCAAATCCCTTGTGGAAATATACGAGTGGGCTGATGGATGGATACGCTGAAGTTCTTCGTCGCTTAGGGAAGGAATATGATATCGGCGTTGCAGATGTGAATGAGATTTGGAAACAAGAATTACGAGCAGGAAAAACGCCAGAGAGCCTTCTGCTCAACAATATTAATCATCCGAATGATTATGGGCATTGGCTTTATTATCAGGCATTCGAACATCTAATAGAAGGGTGA
- a CDS encoding prolyl oligopeptidase family serine peptidase: protein MDDLYVEAPNIGNRYREEQKLEYELFIERMRAAGDQNRAEFFRPDTSSIDAFEAELEPYREKFKAMLGWPLSDPALDSSIPNARVEFVAQDRLSKIYRVIVEGGYGLTTYGLLFLPLSEGPFPLVISQHGGEGTPELCSGLYGPTNYHDMTRRVLQRSIAVFAPQLLLWKEGEYGSPYDRLSIDRQLKQVGSSIAAVEIYKIQRSLDYLLSRNDIAADQVGMIGLSYGGFYTLFTAAADTRIKAVYSSCFFNDRFKYDWFDFTWFNAGNTFLDAEVAGLICPRFLHIEVGKKDELFHYAHARKELDKLAELYGQLNIMHRLSREVFDGAHELDINDRAMEWFCQALRM, encoded by the coding sequence ATGGACGACTTATATGTAGAAGCTCCAAATATCGGCAACCGGTATCGTGAGGAACAAAAGCTTGAATACGAGCTCTTCATCGAGCGTATGCGTGCAGCCGGGGATCAGAATCGGGCGGAGTTCTTTCGTCCGGACACCTCATCGATAGATGCATTTGAAGCGGAGCTAGAACCCTATCGAGAGAAATTCAAAGCGATGCTAGGTTGGCCGCTGAGTGATCCCGCACTTGATTCATCCATTCCTAATGCTCGGGTTGAATTTGTTGCCCAGGATCGTTTAAGCAAAATTTATAGGGTTATCGTTGAAGGGGGATATGGTCTGACGACGTATGGCCTGTTATTTCTGCCGCTGTCGGAGGGGCCTTTTCCTCTCGTGATCTCACAGCATGGAGGAGAAGGCACGCCGGAGTTATGTTCCGGTTTATATGGTCCCACGAACTATCATGATATGACGCGGAGAGTACTCCAAAGGAGCATCGCTGTATTTGCGCCACAGCTCCTGCTCTGGAAGGAAGGGGAATATGGTTCTCCGTATGACAGACTGTCTATCGATAGACAATTAAAGCAGGTAGGCAGCTCGATTGCTGCGGTGGAAATCTATAAAATTCAGCGGAGCCTGGATTATTTATTATCACGGAATGATATCGCCGCTGACCAAGTCGGTATGATCGGTTTATCTTATGGCGGGTTTTATACCCTCTTTACAGCAGCAGCGGATACTCGTATTAAGGCAGTGTACTCATCGTGTTTTTTCAACGATCGCTTTAAGTATGATTGGTTTGATTTTACTTGGTTTAATGCTGGCAATACGTTTCTAGATGCAGAAGTAGCTGGATTAATTTGTCCACGATTTCTGCATATTGAGGTGGGCAAAAAGGATGAACTGTTCCACTATGCGCATGCGCGTAAAGAGCTGGACAAACTAGCTGAGCTTTATGGGCAGTTGAATATCATGCACCGATTGTCGAGAGAAGTATTTGATGGAGCTCATGAGCTGGACATAAACGATAGAGCAATGGAGTGGTTTTGCCAAGCGCTCCGAATGTGA
- a CDS encoding zinc-binding dehydrogenase yields MKALQITGANTYTILEYEIPVPFDDQVLVEIRLVSTCPRWDMNMMAGRNMFNYNESPDYPLPPGFPGHELAGVVKSVGKSVRTLNVGDRVAALEHLDGNGAYAQYLCFREEELIKLPDHISDKQAVSLELLKCVVIGIMQFGDLRGKSIVVSGLGPAGMLAIQVARLWGASRVIGVDINETRVRQVRELGLGETCLVDDLQGQQFDLGYDCVGAAASVQNLIEYVDEHIVIFGVLRGEVKYPEHLWYKGMKLESYKYRNVGPRDHELLIDLVGNKKLNMECLQTHHCTFDRYQEAVDLLNKQEAIKVYFYPQTDFDI; encoded by the coding sequence ATGAAAGCTTTGCAAATTACAGGAGCGAATACGTATACCATCTTAGAATATGAAATTCCGGTACCTTTTGATGATCAGGTATTGGTAGAGATAAGGCTGGTGTCGACTTGTCCTCGCTGGGATATGAACATGATGGCTGGCCGCAATATGTTTAATTATAATGAATCTCCGGATTACCCATTACCCCCGGGGTTTCCGGGACATGAGCTGGCTGGTGTAGTCAAATCGGTGGGAAAAAGCGTGCGTACGCTGAATGTGGGGGACCGTGTGGCTGCCCTTGAGCATTTGGATGGTAATGGGGCTTATGCGCAGTATTTATGCTTCCGTGAAGAGGAGCTCATCAAACTGCCAGATCATATCTCTGATAAACAAGCAGTATCGCTTGAACTATTGAAATGTGTAGTAATTGGAATCATGCAATTTGGCGATCTGCGGGGTAAATCTATCGTCGTGTCCGGTCTTGGACCTGCGGGAATGCTGGCCATTCAGGTGGCGCGCCTATGGGGGGCTTCACGTGTTATCGGAGTAGATATTAATGAAACGCGAGTACGACAGGTTCGAGAGCTTGGACTTGGCGAGACTTGCCTTGTCGATGATCTGCAGGGTCAACAATTCGATTTAGGCTACGATTGTGTCGGGGCGGCCGCTTCTGTGCAAAATCTGATTGAGTACGTAGATGAACATATCGTTATATTTGGTGTTCTTCGCGGAGAAGTGAAGTATCCGGAACATCTATGGTACAAGGGAATGAAGCTGGAATCTTATAAATACCGCAATGTTGGTCCAAGGGATCATGAGCTGCTAATCGACCTGGTGGGAAATAAGAAATTAAACATGGAATGTTTGCAAACTCATCATTGTACGTTTGATCGGTATCAGGAAGCCGTTGATTTATTAAATAAGCAGGAAGCGATTAAGGTATATTTTTATCCACAAACCGATTTCGATATTTAA
- a CDS encoding carbohydrate ABC transporter permease, with protein sequence MRVLRKTLWEALSVFISCIIAIPIYLVVVNSFKTQAEASDLGLSFPTKWNLWHNYSDVFVNAKIPQALWNTTILTVISVFFIVIFCSLSAYFIQRRDNRVSRLLQTVIIAGLILPSSIITTYMLMFDLHLVRTYLGVILLYIAGNYAFLTYVYIGFFHSIPRELDEAAMIDGVSPYGLFWKIIFPLLKPVSASVLIIAFMSVWNDFTTPFYFLNTASRFTLSLTVYFFFGQHSSDWNLVFADLVMVSVPVILLYLFLQKYIVEGLTAGAVKS encoded by the coding sequence ATGCGAGTATTGCGTAAAACATTATGGGAAGCTCTATCTGTGTTCATTAGCTGTATCATCGCCATTCCTATCTACTTGGTCGTTGTGAACTCCTTCAAAACACAGGCGGAGGCTTCAGATTTAGGATTATCCTTCCCGACGAAATGGAACCTATGGCATAACTATTCAGATGTGTTCGTAAATGCCAAGATTCCACAGGCATTATGGAATACAACGATTTTAACCGTCATTAGTGTATTCTTTATCGTTATTTTCTGTTCACTGTCCGCTTATTTCATTCAACGGAGAGATAACCGGGTGAGCAGGCTGCTGCAAACGGTTATTATTGCCGGCTTAATATTGCCTTCCTCCATTATTACGACGTATATGCTGATGTTTGATTTGCATCTGGTTCGTACTTATTTAGGAGTGATTTTGCTTTATATTGCTGGGAATTATGCTTTTCTAACCTACGTATACATCGGTTTTTTTCATAGCATTCCAAGAGAATTGGATGAAGCCGCAATGATTGACGGAGTTAGCCCTTACGGCTTGTTTTGGAAGATTATTTTCCCATTGCTGAAGCCGGTAAGCGCCAGCGTCCTAATTATAGCATTTATGTCGGTATGGAATGACTTCACTACCCCGTTTTATTTCTTAAATACGGCGAGCCGCTTCACCTTAAGCTTGACCGTATACTTTTTCTTTGGTCAGCATTCCTCGGATTGGAATCTGGTTTTTGCTGACTTGGTTATGGTATCCGTGCCGGTCATTCTATTGTATCTATTCTTGCAAAAGTACATCGTTGAAGGCTTAACGGCAGGGGCAGTGAAAAGTTAA
- a CDS encoding S-layer homology domain-containing protein: MRSKRFKALKKGMTWTIVFLLLFSSLPVISNGAASDENTLRDGTSEADAYLWTEGEDYLSVSPGGYYRNDESQASGGKFLALHTNTPGTSATAEYEVDIPETGNYDIWVLATGMSLWMSAYSWKLDEGSYNAPPVVTEGAIFVSEGMPFYWHKLDSTELTQGQHNLAFLTNAPRQGANDSLYNQGIDAIAIVPVDWEWHPNGLNKPAAPVIPEQPVEEGYSWTEGENTDSVQGGYHGTADSLASGGTYLLLQTNTPATAATAEYQVDIPQTGSYDIWVLATGISIWMSPWSWKLDEGSNATPPVMTEGSIFVAEGMPFYWHKLSSAELSKGQHNLAFLTNTPRQGASDGLYNQGIDAIAVVPVGWGWQPNGITKPFDKAAVKYEYVTGTLDKSLANREEQVGVTVTNKAIARVNATLSFFVELVYEGEVVSRAVKEFNKTSWAAGEEHTETIQLTVPFNAPKGKNEIRTGIVDSHYDNAVNGEKSVKVGNLNIEQEDANTAVPVLGATIFNLQLQPTHTSTRSFAGTVAYRLNQAVDFDTTGYLSFYKGEVLWYVAELGAINTSALQANVETQAQFSFTLPEGMPADSYTVEWGLHKLKAEQVTAGQVEVTVAASSTNYKPLTHGAFTDGKLGQSHFWYANQSHTMIWDGKPFVPIGGMFTSDYLLFYSKTDAAANKANWDKDVEVLQYMKAHGAMDMYINTAVMEVPAWAWQKMLDYLDQEGFTYGLQVQGAQGLTLSAYMPRAYEGAGVLKKENIVDSGEVTLTVPTFQIPGYVDALSALYVVMNPATGEVIQSGEEAIRKVNSATLELHADVVLPSTNNASYTVYFTPKVKYSGHTLRNIWDAGDSIINSMVDTLGKVTLGPNFRLFVDPVTNESGIYNSDEGYLFDSPIYSAQFVDWLKQKYATLNALNEAWKMSSPVESYETAARLVPIVRGEGSAVWNNQLYLVDKGNPGSTYAADAYHGILWDDFVDFREGSYNDYLMKFADAINSVVDVPVVFKHAGTTRKYFINDKQTGGFAGVGGEIYGDTEYLVRERSGYTFSLIEQSAQTLWFLTTETQLDENMERKYQSGEKGYPDKETMFNHFDSVLEAGSKGIYDFLFNCDYFTSCQESYAYYTAKPIQFDWLKEYKDAILAPDSLAHIETYLPEVYYVYPAGETWWMLNRRNVVLPGNDYRGGATLQTFDNKWVVPTFDPNIATNVLVVSLEDDPATTLYGEDLMAQGSLKAGKRNTVYMGYRKNLGALPEIDAYFTNEFTVLENGTMVQVLNPNATSTTQVLYSSADGKAWGIRDGKLWIITDPNWIQSFNGNEPKGQIKYLDQLDFSTDSSNGGNNGSSGSNGNTARSIVSVENGKAIVKLGNNLSVVSIPLAQIGDHPLSVVAGSVIVTVDRELLTTWKGQINNEAGAAIEVEVKPVTESGDIRTASLNAAAQITIAGQVYEISMKLKKKDGSVVEVKGAKGGVEITLPYDANGVDEELLGIYYYNELTKVWEYVGGKVNSSAKTLTVKLQHLSKYAVLEFKKTFSDMLTTHWASRTIQVLSAKHIVNGVNDSMFMPSGNTTRAEFVSLLVRALNLEASQDEQMFKDVKEDAWYAASVQAAVKAGFVSGISLDLFAPNAPITRAEMTVLVARALDMNKDTNLNAQFADSKDIPIWAMPSVAALNEAGLVQGKGNNMFHPRSNATRAEAAQFILIIINHLSKS, from the coding sequence ATGAGGAGCAAGAGGTTTAAAGCTTTAAAAAAGGGGATGACATGGACGATTGTCTTCCTCTTATTATTTTCAAGCTTACCGGTTATATCGAATGGGGCAGCATCTGACGAGAACACTTTAAGGGATGGTACCTCAGAGGCAGACGCTTACTTGTGGACAGAAGGGGAAGACTATTTATCTGTTTCTCCAGGGGGATATTATCGGAACGATGAATCGCAAGCAAGCGGAGGAAAGTTCCTCGCCTTGCATACGAATACGCCAGGCACATCTGCGACTGCAGAGTATGAAGTAGATATCCCTGAAACAGGAAACTACGATATATGGGTGCTGGCGACCGGCATGAGTCTTTGGATGTCTGCGTATAGCTGGAAGCTGGACGAGGGCTCGTATAATGCACCTCCCGTAGTTACGGAAGGGGCGATCTTCGTTTCAGAGGGCATGCCCTTTTATTGGCATAAACTAGATAGTACCGAACTGACTCAAGGACAGCATAATCTAGCATTTTTAACGAACGCTCCTCGGCAAGGGGCAAACGATAGTTTATATAATCAAGGGATCGATGCCATTGCCATCGTACCTGTTGACTGGGAATGGCATCCGAATGGTTTGAATAAACCGGCAGCTCCCGTTATACCTGAACAGCCAGTGGAAGAAGGGTACTCATGGACAGAAGGAGAAAATACTGATTCTGTACAGGGAGGTTATCATGGAACGGCTGATTCACTGGCAAGCGGTGGCACCTATCTCTTGCTTCAAACCAATACGCCGGCTACCGCGGCAACTGCGGAGTATCAAGTGGATATACCTCAAACAGGAAGCTACGACATCTGGGTGTTAGCAACTGGCATAAGCATTTGGATGTCCCCTTGGAGCTGGAAGCTGGACGAAGGTTCCAATGCAACCCCGCCTGTTATGACGGAGGGTTCCATATTTGTGGCTGAAGGTATGCCCTTCTACTGGCATAAATTAAGCAGCGCAGAGCTGAGCAAAGGACAGCATAACCTAGCGTTTTTAACCAATACGCCAAGGCAAGGAGCAAGCGATGGCTTATATAATCAAGGTATCGATGCAATCGCCGTTGTACCTGTCGGTTGGGGATGGCAGCCGAATGGTATAACTAAACCTTTTGATAAGGCAGCCGTTAAATATGAATACGTAACAGGCACGCTAGATAAATCGTTGGCGAATCGTGAAGAGCAAGTAGGAGTTACGGTTACGAATAAAGCCATAGCGCGAGTCAATGCAACCTTAAGCTTCTTCGTTGAATTAGTTTATGAGGGAGAAGTTGTATCACGAGCGGTTAAAGAGTTTAATAAAACATCTTGGGCGGCTGGCGAGGAGCATACGGAAACGATCCAGTTAACGGTCCCGTTTAATGCTCCAAAAGGAAAAAATGAAATCCGTACCGGCATTGTCGATAGTCATTACGATAATGCAGTTAATGGAGAGAAATCGGTTAAAGTAGGCAATTTGAACATTGAACAAGAAGATGCGAACACTGCGGTACCTGTGTTAGGGGCAACGATCTTTAACCTACAGCTGCAGCCGACCCATACAAGTACAAGATCATTTGCCGGGACGGTTGCTTATCGACTAAATCAAGCTGTAGATTTCGATACGACGGGGTATCTAAGCTTTTATAAAGGAGAAGTGCTTTGGTATGTTGCCGAGCTAGGTGCTATAAATACGTCGGCCCTCCAAGCCAATGTGGAAACCCAGGCACAGTTTAGTTTTACGTTGCCGGAAGGAATGCCAGCCGACAGCTATACCGTGGAATGGGGACTCCACAAATTAAAAGCAGAGCAGGTGACAGCAGGGCAAGTTGAAGTAACAGTCGCTGCGTCCAGTACGAATTACAAGCCCTTAACGCACGGTGCTTTTACCGATGGGAAGCTGGGGCAATCTCATTTCTGGTATGCTAACCAGTCGCATACGATGATTTGGGATGGCAAACCGTTCGTGCCGATCGGCGGTATGTTTACTTCGGATTATTTGCTCTTTTACTCCAAAACAGATGCTGCAGCCAATAAAGCTAATTGGGATAAGGATGTAGAAGTACTGCAATATATGAAGGCACATGGCGCAATGGATATGTATATCAACACGGCTGTCATGGAGGTTCCGGCATGGGCATGGCAGAAAATGCTGGATTACTTAGACCAGGAAGGATTTACTTACGGTCTGCAGGTTCAAGGAGCCCAAGGTTTGACCCTTTCTGCTTATATGCCGAGAGCCTATGAAGGAGCGGGTGTATTAAAGAAAGAGAATATCGTGGATAGCGGAGAAGTGACCTTAACGGTACCAACGTTTCAAATTCCAGGTTATGTGGATGCTTTGTCAGCGCTGTATGTGGTCATGAATCCGGCTACGGGCGAAGTTATTCAATCCGGCGAAGAGGCTATTCGCAAGGTGAATTCCGCTACGCTTGAGCTTCACGCAGATGTTGTTCTTCCGAGTACGAATAATGCGTCCTATACGGTTTATTTTACCCCTAAGGTTAAGTATTCTGGCCATACTCTGAGGAATATCTGGGATGCAGGAGATTCAATTATCAATAGTATGGTAGACACGCTTGGCAAGGTGACCTTGGGCCCCAATTTTAGATTGTTTGTCGATCCGGTTACGAACGAATCAGGAATATACAACAGCGACGAGGGTTACCTGTTCGACTCTCCCATCTACAGTGCTCAATTTGTGGATTGGTTAAAGCAGAAATACGCCACATTGAATGCTCTAAATGAGGCTTGGAAAATGAGCAGTCCCGTTGAATCTTATGAAACGGCGGCGCGTTTAGTGCCCATAGTTCGGGGAGAAGGATCGGCTGTGTGGAACAACCAATTGTATTTGGTTGACAAGGGTAACCCGGGTTCCACGTATGCGGCGGATGCTTATCACGGCATTTTATGGGATGATTTTGTCGATTTCAGAGAGGGCTCCTATAACGATTATTTAATGAAATTTGCAGATGCGATAAATAGTGTCGTTGACGTGCCCGTCGTGTTCAAACACGCTGGCACCACAAGGAAATACTTTATTAATGACAAGCAGACCGGAGGGTTCGCGGGCGTTGGGGGAGAAATTTACGGCGATACGGAATACTTGGTGAGAGAACGATCCGGGTATACCTTTTCGCTAATCGAGCAATCGGCACAAACCTTATGGTTTTTAACGACGGAAACGCAGCTGGACGAAAATATGGAACGTAAATATCAATCCGGCGAGAAGGGCTATCCGGACAAAGAAACGATGTTTAATCATTTTGATTCGGTATTGGAGGCAGGGAGCAAAGGCATTTATGATTTTCTCTTTAATTGCGATTACTTTACATCATGCCAAGAATCTTACGCTTATTATACAGCGAAACCGATCCAGTTCGATTGGCTCAAAGAATACAAGGATGCGATTCTAGCTCCTGATTCGCTAGCACATATTGAAACCTATCTGCCAGAAGTCTATTATGTATATCCTGCTGGCGAGACTTGGTGGATGTTGAATAGACGGAATGTCGTGCTACCAGGTAATGATTATCGGGGCGGAGCCACGCTTCAAACCTTTGATAATAAATGGGTTGTGCCTACTTTTGATCCTAATATAGCTACGAATGTATTAGTCGTCAGCTTAGAGGACGATCCAGCGACAACCCTGTACGGCGAAGATTTAATGGCTCAGGGAAGCCTAAAGGCTGGCAAACGAAATACCGTCTATATGGGCTACCGTAAAAACCTGGGAGCGTTGCCGGAGATTGATGCCTATTTTACGAATGAATTTACGGTATTGGAGAATGGAACAATGGTACAGGTACTTAATCCAAATGCGACAAGTACGACACAGGTGCTTTATAGTTCGGCGGATGGAAAGGCTTGGGGAATTAGGGATGGTAAGCTTTGGATTATTACGGATCCGAATTGGATTCAGAGCTTTAATGGGAATGAACCCAAAGGGCAAATCAAATATTTAGATCAATTAGACTTTTCAACAGACAGCAGTAATGGCGGTAATAATGGTTCTAGCGGAAGCAATGGAAATACGGCTAGAAGCATAGTGTCAGTAGAAAATGGTAAAGCGATAGTAAAGCTAGGCAATAACCTATCCGTCGTATCGATTCCATTAGCGCAAATTGGAGATCATCCTTTATCCGTAGTGGCGGGTTCGGTAATTGTTACTGTTGATCGAGAACTGCTTACTACTTGGAAAGGGCAGATCAATAATGAGGCAGGGGCAGCAATTGAAGTCGAGGTTAAGCCAGTGACCGAATCGGGAGACATTCGGACCGCCTCCCTAAATGCAGCTGCACAAATAACGATTGCAGGTCAGGTATATGAAATTAGCATGAAGTTAAAAAAGAAAGACGGCAGCGTGGTTGAAGTTAAAGGGGCAAAAGGCGGTGTAGAGATTACTTTACCCTATGATGCCAATGGTGTTGATGAGGAGCTTCTTGGGATTTACTACTATAACGAGCTGACTAAGGTTTGGGAGTATGTAGGTGGGAAGGTAAACAGCAGTGCCAAAACATTAACAGTTAAACTTCAGCATTTGAGCAAATATGCAGTTTTGGAATTCAAAAAGACGTTTAGCGATATGCTCACTACTCATTGGGCTTCAAGAACGATTCAAGTGTTGTCGGCTAAGCATATTGTGAACGGTGTGAATGATTCCATGTTCATGCCTTCAGGCAATACGACACGTGCGGAATTTGTTTCTCTCTTAGTTCGTGCTTTAAACCTCGAAGCCTCTCAGGATGAGCAGATGTTTAAGGATGTAAAAGAGGATGCATGGTATGCAGCAAGCGTGCAAGCCGCTGTGAAAGCGGGCTTTGTTTCTGGCATCAGTCTCGATTTATTTGCTCCGAATGCGCCTATAACTCGTGCGGAGATGACCGTACTAGTCGCAAGAGCGCTAGACATGAATAAGGATACAAACCTGAACGCTCAGTTTGCGGACTCCAAGGACATACCTATTTGGGCAATGCCTTCTGTGGCAGCACTAAATGAAGCGGGCCTCGTGCAGGGAAAAGGGAATAATATGTTCCATCCGAGATCTAATGCTACGAGAGCAGAGGCAGCACAGTTCATTCTAATAATAATTAATCATTTGAGTAAGTCTTAA
- a CDS encoding sugar ABC transporter permease — protein MLKRHYYRYSMLAPGLCIFLIFFVWPAISNFFYAFTNLDATFHYTRLVGFENFISLFDDSSNSIAFKNTFIFTVVTTVGKVGLGFILANFVNQKLKTTNFLRSALFFPVILSPIAVSLAFTALYHPSRGFINVLLEKLQLGFLTQQWLTNSHIVMYSISFVEIWKWTGLTVILFLAALQTIPKEMIEAAKIDGATNWEQKRHIIFPMILPVVNTNIIISLIGGLKVFDIVYALTGGGPGNASSVINTMIYKSFSQGRNGEATAASLLLFVIILVLVSITNKYLNKDNRG, from the coding sequence ATGCTGAAGCGTCATTACTACAGGTACTCTATGTTAGCTCCAGGTCTTTGTATCTTTTTAATCTTTTTCGTGTGGCCAGCCATTTCTAATTTTTTCTATGCCTTCACCAATTTAGACGCTACCTTTCATTACACGCGGCTCGTTGGGTTTGAAAATTTCATTTCCCTATTTGATGATTCGAGCAATTCCATTGCATTCAAAAATACGTTTATATTCACAGTGGTCACCACAGTCGGTAAAGTCGGACTTGGATTTATATTAGCTAACTTTGTAAATCAAAAGTTAAAAACGACAAACTTCTTGCGCTCTGCCCTTTTCTTTCCCGTTATCTTAAGCCCGATTGCTGTATCACTGGCATTTACAGCTCTATATCATCCAAGCCGCGGATTTATCAATGTGTTATTGGAGAAACTTCAGCTTGGTTTTCTAACCCAACAATGGCTTACAAATAGCCATATCGTGATGTATTCCATTTCCTTTGTTGAAATATGGAAGTGGACGGGATTAACGGTCATCTTGTTTCTGGCAGCACTTCAGACCATTCCGAAAGAGATGATTGAAGCCGCCAAGATTGACGGAGCAACAAATTGGGAGCAGAAGAGGCATATTATATTCCCGATGATTCTCCCCGTTGTGAATACCAACATTATTATTTCGCTCATTGGCGGATTAAAAGTATTCGATATTGTTTATGCGCTTACTGGAGGCGGTCCAGGGAATGCTTCTAGCGTAATTAACACAATGATCTACAAAAGTTTCTCGCAAGGAAGAAATGGGGAAGCGACTGCCGCTAGCTTGTTATTGTTTGTGATCATTCTCGTCCTTGTATCCATAACGAACAAATATCTAAATAAAGACAACAGAGGGTGA